The Salvia miltiorrhiza cultivar Shanhuang (shh) chromosome 1, IMPLAD_Smil_shh, whole genome shotgun sequence genome has a window encoding:
- the LOC131003941 gene encoding calmodulin-binding protein 25 produces MASDNLMAMEQPWMFRPTFGDAWLADIFTKETDTLTKALQKSISTTSSDCDAFSAEMVDSLFAKPEAPAPLQTPTASGGSENYAPVSKQRRSVPPSGRVAKRKSRASKRATTTFITADPANFRQMVQQVTGVRFGGFSEQLPVLKPEPQRAFGRMQQGTALPTFDTSVRLLDGSAASLAAPPYMMSVGAGDGGTGAGGIDFDSFCSFPTLESSRVM; encoded by the coding sequence ATGGCGTCTGATAATTTGATGGCGATGGAGCAGCCGTGGATGTTCCGCCCGACATTCGGCGACGCTTGGCTCGCCGATATCTTCACCAAGGAAACCGATACCCTAACAAAGGCTCTGCAGAAATCGATCTCGACGACGTCGTCCGACTGTGATGCTTTCTCCGCCGAAATGGTCGATTCGCTCTTTGCGAAGCCGGAGGCCCCGGCGCCGCTCCAGACGCCTACCGCCTCCGGAGGCTCCGAGAACTACGCGCCGGTGTCGAAGCAGCGCCGGAGCGTGCCGCCGAGCGGCAGGGTCGCGAAGCGGAAGTCGCGCGCGTCGAAGCGCGCGACGACTACGTTCATCACGGCGGATCCCGCGAACTTCCGGCAGATGGTGCAGCAGGTGACCGGGGTGAGATTCGGCGGCTTCAGCGAGCAGCTTCCGGTGCTGAAGCCGGAGCCGCAGAGGGCGTTCGGCCGGATGCAGCAGGGCACTGCGTTGCCGACATTCGACACGTCGGTTCGCTTGCTGGATGGCTCCGCCGCGTCTCTGGCGGCGCCGCCGTATATGATGTCGGTGGGAGCGGGTGATGGCGGAACTGGCGCGGGGGGAATTGACTTCGACTCCTTTTGCAGCTTCCCGACCCTGGAGTCGTCGAGGGTTATGTAG